The genomic stretch GCAAATATGTACACCTTGAAGGGGACTAAGGGCACCTGCCATCCTAGAACACAACGGGCCCCATGAAATCTATCTTGCTCTCAGCCTGGGAAGTTAAGGCAGACTTAGCCATGTGTTATGGGGGTGAATTTTCCACTCTTCCATCTGATTGAAGGGGTTGTCAGAGAAGTGAGGCTCTTATTCTGAAGGGGCCCAGCTCAGTACACAAGAGAAGAGTCCCAGGCCCTACCAGGCATCAAGCTGATGACTAAGAGGGAAGATTTAAGGGACATTCTACCCCATATAGAGGGAGACCCAGGACTGCTTTGTCCCTTTCAGCCTTGTGAGGCcccaggcagggaggctggaTGTGGTGTATCTGGACTTCCATCTTGGGAGGCTGAGAGTGGTGAGGTTCTCTCAGAGGGGCGTGACCTCAGGTTAGCAGAGGGAGGAGTTTCAGGCCCAATCAGGCATCAAGAAGAGGACTctgagggggggcagaggggatcTCCCACCCTAAAGTGTATTCTCAGAAACCCATTCTGACTTTCAGTCCTAGGAATCCCCAGGCAGGGCCTTCAGGCAGATAATCCCACTTCATTACATCCTCTTTGGGGCCTCAGGGAAGTGGGGATCTTGGCTTGAGGGTACCTCCCATACTAGAACACAGGAGGCTCTGCTTGTCATCTATATCCTGAGGTGCCCCCTCAATTCCTCTTACAAGGGCTCCAGGAACTGGGTGATGAGGGCCTTGTTCTAAAGCATGTGTCCTCAGGTCAGCAGAACAGAAGGGGCCCACTCAGTGCCAGGATTCAGTGCCACATTCAGTGTCTACTAAGGTATCTACCCATGCCAGAACAGAGGGAAGCCTACAGTGCCTGACCCCATCTGCCTACAGTCAACCCAAGAATCCTAGGCTTTCTTGGTTGGTTACAGCCTGGGAAACTCTCTCACATCCTCTGATATGATCTTAAGGGACAAAGTTACTCAAAGTCCAGAAGGCCTTTGGGGTCCTAGAGCACCCCCTAAAGAGGAAACCTGTAAGTCAGTCTTTGTCCAGAGCTGCCAAAGTGCATTTCTCCGCTGAGGCTGCTGAccgtctccctctctcctccagacCTGTGGTACCCCATCTCCAACCATCCTGCTCACACTTCTACTTGCTGCTGCCAATAAGAGTCATCATGCCTCACTCTCCAAAGTGTCTACACCAGACTTTCAGGCCCAAAGTGAGATACAGGGCCTGGCAGTAGTACACGTGTTCACAGCTGAAGCCAGTGAGGAGACTTCCTCTATTTCCAGTTGCTCTTTCAACTTCTCTTACCCCTCCACCTCCGCCTCCCCACCTTCCTCGCCTGTGATCCCAGTCTCcctagaggaggaggaagaagaggaaccTGCTGCAACACTCAGTCCTCCCTAGAGTCCTCAGAGCTGCTCCTTCTCTGCATCATGGAGCACATCAGAAGGAGTCTCCAACAGCCAAGAAGAAGAGGATACAAGTTCCCCACAGACATCAACAGACACCGAATCTTTGCCCAGAGACCCACTAGATGAGAAGGTGGCTGATTTGGTGCATTTCATGGTCCTCGAGTATTGCTTGAAGGAGCCAATCACAAAGGCAGAAATGCTGAAGGTTGTCATCAAAAGGTACAAGAAACAACTCCCTATGATCTTCAAGAAAGTGTCTAAGTGTTTGGAGGTGATCTCTGGCATTGATGTGAAGGAAGTggaccccaccacccactcctaTGTCCTTGTCAACTCCCTGGACCTCACCCATGATGAGATGCTTAGCGACAACCAGAGCATGCCTAAAAATGGTCTCCTGATAATCATCCTGGGTGTGATCTTCATAGAGGGCAATTGTGCCCCTGAAGAAGACATCTGGGATTTCCTGAATATGATGGGAGTGTATGCTGGGAGGGATCATTTCATTTATGGGGAGCCCAGGAAGCTCATCACCAGAGATTGGGTGCAGGAGAATTATCTGGAGTACCGGCAGGTGCCTAACAGTGATCCTCCACACTATGAATTTCTGTGGGGCCCCAGGGCTCATGCTAAAACCAGCAAGATGAAAGAAGTTCTGGAATTTTTGGCCAAGGTTAAAGGGACTGACACTACTTCCTTCTCATGCTGGTATGAGGAGGctttaagagatgaggaagggagggCCCAGGCCAGAAATGGCTCCATGGATAATACTACTGCCATGTTCCTTGCATGACATTGGTCAGCAGCTTTTCCTGTCCCAACTGAAGAGTGAGGCTGAATCATCACTCTGTGTTTGAGGAGGGCAGTCTTGGCTCTGAGTAGAGGAGAGTCAAGGTCAGGCTGGGGAGAACACAGCGTACAACTTTGTGT from Neomonachus schauinslandi chromosome X, ASM220157v2, whole genome shotgun sequence encodes the following:
- the LOC110575889 gene encoding LOW QUALITY PROTEIN: melanoma-associated antigen 10-like (The sequence of the model RefSeq protein was modified relative to this genomic sequence to represent the inferred CDS: substituted 1 base at 1 genomic stop codon) is translated as MWWTLTAARLSLGSEYLGLRRPLLGKQGKGAQTVPVFKTCGTPSPTILLTLLLAAANKSHHASLSKVSTPDFQAQSEIQGLAVVHVFTAEASEETSSISSCSFNFSYPSTSASPPSSPVIPVSLEEEEEEEPAATLSPPXSPQSCSFSASWSTSEGVSNSQEEEDTSSPQTSTDTESLPRDPLDEKVADLVHFMVLEYCLKEPITKAEMLKVVIKRYKKQLPMIFKKVSKCLEVISGIDVKEVDPTTHSYVLVNSLDLTHDEMLSDNQSMPKNGLLIIILGVIFIEGNCAPEEDIWDFLNMMGVYAGRDHFIYGEPRKLITRDWVQENYLEYRQVPNSDPPHYEFLWGPRAHAKTSKMKEVLEFLAKVKGTDTTSFSCWYEEALRDEEGRAQARNGSMDNTTAMFLA